In one Corallococcus silvisoli genomic region, the following are encoded:
- a CDS encoding tetratricopeptide repeat protein — protein sequence MRLVFVLSLALALAPGSALAQRGGAKVNVPALLKEGKRLYDAGKYREAAEALKQANEAQPHPRLVYNIAVALEYAGEPREAMTFYRQYVTSSSEETDPALLKNSNRAIDRLRVQLDREDQAQAVADADRKRLEAEADTARQKADEEQAAARRAEEENQRQRQAELDRAMKSYRQQRIAAFATGGVAVLGVGAGVLFGLQARDQRDQFDNATTLADKQRLSDSTKSKALLADIGFGVGLAGAITAIILYPKEGPPAQGEVRVTLAPRGAGVGMEGRF from the coding sequence ATGAGACTGGTTTTCGTGTTGTCGCTGGCGCTCGCGCTGGCGCCGGGCTCGGCCCTGGCGCAGCGGGGCGGAGCCAAGGTCAACGTGCCGGCCCTCCTGAAGGAGGGCAAGCGCCTCTATGACGCCGGCAAGTACCGCGAGGCCGCCGAGGCGCTGAAGCAGGCCAACGAGGCGCAGCCGCACCCGCGGCTCGTCTACAACATCGCCGTGGCGCTGGAGTACGCGGGCGAGCCCCGCGAGGCGATGACCTTCTATCGCCAGTACGTCACGTCCTCCAGCGAGGAGACCGACCCCGCCCTGCTGAAGAACAGCAACCGCGCCATCGACCGGCTGCGGGTGCAACTGGACCGCGAGGACCAGGCGCAGGCGGTGGCGGACGCGGACCGCAAGCGGCTGGAGGCGGAGGCGGACACCGCGCGGCAGAAGGCGGACGAGGAGCAGGCGGCGGCCCGCAGGGCGGAGGAGGAGAACCAGCGCCAGCGTCAGGCGGAGCTGGACCGCGCGATGAAGTCCTACCGCCAGCAGCGCATCGCCGCGTTCGCCACGGGCGGCGTGGCGGTGCTGGGCGTGGGCGCGGGCGTGCTGTTCGGCCTGCAGGCGCGCGACCAGCGCGACCAGTTCGACAACGCCACCACGCTCGCGGACAAGCAGCGGCTCTCCGACAGCACGAAGAGCAAGGCGCTGCTCGCGGACATCGGCTTCGGCGTGGGCCTGGCGGGGGCCATCACCGCCATCATCCTGTATCCCAAAGAAGGCCCCCCCGCGCAGGGCGAGGTCCGCGTGACGCTCGCGCCGCGCGGTGCCGGGGTCGGCATGGAGGGTCGTTTCTGA
- a CDS encoding GlsB/YeaQ/YmgE family stress response membrane protein, translating to MGIIAFLVIGLVAGLIARAIMPGNQSMGLIATTLLGIAGSFVGGFVGSLFSSDGRVFDLHPTGLLFSVLGALVVLFLVGLAGRGRRVHV from the coding sequence ATGGGGATTATCGCGTTTCTGGTGATTGGTCTGGTCGCGGGGCTCATCGCGCGCGCCATCATGCCGGGCAACCAGTCGATGGGGCTCATCGCCACCACGCTGCTGGGCATCGCCGGCTCGTTCGTGGGCGGCTTCGTGGGGTCGCTGTTCTCCAGCGACGGGCGCGTCTTCGACCTGCACCCCACCGGCCTGCTGTTCTCCGTCCTGGGCGCGCTGGTCGTGCTCTTCCTCGTGGGGCTCGCCGGCCGCGGACGCCGCGTCCACGTGTAG
- a CDS encoding sensor histidine kinase produces MKHRPHSSRLRDALGSLSARLLVAFLLPTLLFLALAGASVYALARASLEDELGASLSALAAATASQVSGERMLTIEPGDDVSGTRTWRNLVRLLEGVRSASGVRRVYAVDARGRVRTDVGGNLPVGTEVPELARDRLELTRVLAGKRAASEVLFTGSDGLLYKTGYAPVVQDGQVVGAIGVEGSAAFFGPLRRLWRTFVMASAVALLALAVIAVITAQGLARPLRRLMDSALRIGRGDLTTPVPPEPTREIGVLARELEVMRGALEGRDRQLKLMLAGVAHEVRNPLGGIALFSGLLREDLRAGAHADANSHVDRIQREVTYLQRIVEDFLAFAREQPLARAPMEAPDLLSSACELLAVEASGKGVTLDVDAAPAHLEADGSLLTAALVNLVKNAVQAAPAGSRVRVRGQLRDGGYAIDVQDAGPGVPEAEQERIFEPFFTTREQGTGLGLPLARKIVRAHGGELALRSTPGDTVFTLTLPCPVPAEGAARAR; encoded by the coding sequence ATGAAGCATCGCCCCCATTCCTCCCGCCTGCGGGACGCGCTGGGCTCGCTGTCGGCGCGGCTGCTGGTGGCGTTCCTCCTGCCCACCCTGCTCTTCCTGGCCCTCGCGGGGGCCTCCGTGTACGCGCTCGCCCGCGCGAGCCTGGAGGACGAGCTGGGGGCCAGCCTGTCCGCGCTGGCCGCCGCCACCGCCAGCCAGGTCAGCGGCGAGCGCATGCTCACCATCGAACCCGGTGACGACGTGTCCGGGACCCGCACCTGGCGCAACCTGGTGCGCCTGCTGGAGGGGGTGCGCTCCGCCAGCGGCGTGCGCCGGGTGTACGCCGTGGACGCGCGGGGCCGCGTGCGCACGGACGTGGGCGGCAACCTGCCCGTGGGCACCGAGGTGCCGGAGCTCGCGCGCGACCGGCTGGAGCTGACGCGCGTCCTCGCGGGCAAGCGCGCCGCCAGCGAGGTCCTGTTCACCGGCTCCGACGGGCTGCTCTACAAGACGGGCTACGCGCCCGTGGTGCAGGACGGACAGGTGGTGGGCGCCATTGGCGTGGAGGGCAGCGCCGCCTTCTTCGGCCCGCTGCGGCGCTTGTGGCGGACCTTCGTCATGGCCAGCGCGGTGGCGCTGCTCGCGCTCGCCGTCATCGCCGTCATCACCGCCCAGGGCCTGGCCCGCCCCCTGCGTCGGCTGATGGACTCCGCGCTGCGCATCGGACGGGGGGACCTGACCACGCCGGTGCCTCCGGAGCCCACGCGAGAGATCGGCGTGCTCGCGCGAGAGCTGGAGGTCATGCGCGGCGCGCTGGAGGGCCGGGACCGGCAGCTCAAGCTCATGCTCGCGGGCGTGGCCCACGAGGTGCGAAACCCGCTGGGCGGCATCGCGCTCTTCTCCGGCCTGCTGCGCGAGGACCTGCGCGCGGGGGCCCACGCGGACGCGAACAGCCACGTGGACCGCATCCAGCGCGAGGTCACCTACCTGCAGCGCATCGTCGAGGACTTCCTCGCCTTCGCCCGCGAACAGCCGCTGGCGCGCGCGCCCATGGAGGCGCCGGACCTCCTCTCCAGCGCGTGCGAGCTGCTCGCCGTGGAGGCCAGCGGCAAGGGCGTGACCCTGGACGTGGACGCCGCGCCCGCGCACCTGGAGGCGGATGGCAGCCTGCTCACCGCCGCGCTCGTGAACCTGGTGAAGAACGCCGTGCAGGCCGCGCCCGCCGGCAGCCGCGTGCGCGTCCGGGGCCAGCTGCGCGACGGCGGCTACGCCATCGACGTCCAGGATGCCGGCCCCGGCGTCCCCGAAGCGGAGCAAGAGCGCATCTTCGAGCCCTTCTTCACCACCCGCGAGCAGGGCACGGGCCTGGGCCTCCCGCTCGCGAGGAAGATCGTCCGCGCTCATGGCGGTGAGCTCGCCCTGCGCTCCACGCCCGGCGACACCGTCTTCACGCTCACGCTGCCCTGTCCCGTTCCCGCGGAGGGTGCGGCTCGGGCGCGCTGA
- the bioF gene encoding 8-amino-7-oxononanoate synthase, producing MSATASVADGWAREDLEALSAKGLRRALEPLDSPQGAQVRLGDGWLINFSSNDYLGLAASPAVRAAAASALERYGVGTGASRLVVGDMVPHQRLEARLARFERAQAVRLFNSGYAANTGILPALVGPGDAVFSDALNHASLVDGCRLSRARVAVYPHADVAALRRALEETPARRKLVVTDSVFSMDGDVAPLRALVEACEAHGAALMVDEAHATGVLGARGAGLCEALGLEDRVDLRMGTLSKALGGLGAYVATSRAVADLLVSRARPFVYSTALPAALCAAAECAVDLVEHDPAPRERLWGHIHRFTDGLRALGLPAEPRSAIFPVILGEPARALDAAKRLREAGLLVKAIRPPTVPEGTSRLRFCLSAAHTTDHIDLALEALRRVGVSHGP from the coding sequence GTGAGCGCCACCGCTTCCGTCGCCGACGGCTGGGCGCGCGAGGACCTGGAGGCCCTGAGCGCGAAGGGCCTGCGCCGCGCGCTGGAGCCGCTCGACTCGCCCCAGGGCGCCCAGGTACGCCTGGGCGACGGGTGGCTCATCAACTTCTCCTCCAACGACTACCTGGGCCTCGCGGCGTCCCCCGCCGTGCGCGCCGCCGCCGCGTCCGCGCTGGAGCGCTACGGCGTGGGCACCGGCGCGAGCCGGCTGGTGGTGGGGGACATGGTGCCGCACCAACGGCTGGAGGCGCGGCTCGCCCGCTTCGAGCGCGCGCAGGCCGTGCGCCTCTTCAACTCCGGCTACGCGGCCAACACCGGCATCCTGCCCGCGCTGGTGGGCCCCGGCGACGCGGTGTTCTCCGACGCCCTCAACCACGCCTCGCTGGTGGACGGCTGCCGGCTGTCGCGCGCGCGCGTCGCCGTCTATCCGCACGCGGACGTGGCCGCGCTCCGCCGCGCGCTGGAGGAGACGCCCGCGCGCCGGAAGCTGGTGGTCACCGACAGCGTCTTCTCCATGGACGGGGACGTGGCGCCGCTCCGCGCGCTGGTGGAGGCGTGCGAGGCCCACGGCGCCGCGCTGATGGTGGACGAGGCGCACGCCACCGGCGTCCTGGGCGCCCGCGGCGCGGGGCTGTGCGAGGCACTGGGCCTGGAGGACCGGGTGGACCTGCGCATGGGCACGCTGAGCAAGGCGCTGGGCGGCCTGGGGGCGTACGTCGCCACCTCGCGCGCCGTGGCGGACCTGCTGGTGAGCCGCGCGCGTCCGTTCGTCTATTCCACCGCGCTGCCCGCCGCCCTGTGCGCCGCCGCCGAGTGCGCGGTGGACCTGGTGGAGCACGACCCCGCTCCGCGCGAGCGGCTGTGGGGCCACATCCACCGCTTCACCGACGGCCTGCGCGCCCTGGGCCTGCCCGCCGAACCCCGGAGCGCCATCTTCCCGGTCATCCTGGGAGAACCCGCGCGCGCCCTGGACGCGGCGAAGCGCCTGCGCGAGGCGGGACTGCTGGTGAAGGCCATCCGTCCGCCCACCGTGCCGGAAGGCACCAGCCGGCTGCGCTTCTGTCTCTCCGCGGCCCACACGACGGACCACATCGACCTGGCGCTGGAGGCCCTGCGCCGGGTGGGAGTCTCCCATGGCCCCTGA
- a CDS encoding pyridoxal phosphate-dependent aminotransferase, which translates to MSRFSLRTAFARTPNPLSQAVAERHARGLSVLDLAETNPTRVGLPLPDADLLARLPASPFLYTPEPFGLASARAAVASHLSQRGSPVDAAHVVLGASTSEAYGWLLKLLCDPGDSLLVPAPGYPLVDVLARLEGVHARPYRLPAVHGFGLDVEQVEAALDARTRAVLVVNPGNPTGHFLHEGELVALADVCARHGLALICDEVFCDAGWDTEAGRVTSVAGRALPCLTFALSGLSKVAGLPGLKLAWLHVGGPAHARDEALARLEDVADAALSVATPVQLALPALLAHAPRFQEALLARVKGNRERLVQARPADAAWDVVPAHGGWSAVLRIPRVPGEEATCLRLLDEGVRVQPGYFHDFGGGAYLVLSLLPTPEVFTAALGPLARVLSPPAG; encoded by the coding sequence GTGAGCCGCTTTTCGCTCCGCACCGCCTTCGCGCGCACTCCCAATCCGCTCTCCCAGGCCGTCGCCGAGCGCCACGCGCGCGGGCTGAGCGTCCTGGACCTCGCGGAGACCAACCCCACCCGCGTGGGGCTGCCCCTGCCCGACGCGGACCTCCTGGCCCGCCTCCCGGCCTCGCCCTTCCTCTACACGCCAGAGCCCTTCGGCCTGGCGTCCGCGCGCGCGGCCGTGGCGTCCCACCTGTCCCAGCGGGGCTCGCCCGTGGACGCGGCGCACGTGGTCCTGGGCGCCAGCACCAGCGAGGCCTACGGGTGGCTCCTGAAGCTCCTGTGCGACCCGGGAGACTCCCTCCTGGTCCCCGCGCCCGGCTACCCGTTGGTGGACGTCCTCGCGCGCCTGGAGGGCGTGCACGCGCGGCCCTACCGCTTGCCCGCGGTGCATGGCTTCGGGCTGGACGTGGAGCAGGTGGAGGCGGCCCTCGACGCCCGCACGCGCGCGGTGTTGGTGGTGAACCCCGGCAATCCCACTGGCCACTTCCTTCACGAAGGGGAGCTCGTCGCGCTCGCGGACGTGTGCGCGCGCCACGGTCTGGCGCTCATCTGCGACGAGGTCTTCTGTGATGCGGGCTGGGACACGGAAGCGGGGCGGGTGACGTCCGTGGCGGGCCGGGCCCTTCCCTGCCTCACCTTCGCCCTGTCCGGCCTGTCCAAGGTGGCGGGCCTGCCCGGCCTGAAGCTCGCGTGGCTGCACGTGGGCGGCCCCGCGCACGCGCGCGACGAGGCCCTGGCCCGGCTGGAGGACGTGGCGGACGCGGCCCTGTCCGTGGCCACGCCCGTCCAGCTCGCGCTGCCCGCGCTCCTCGCGCACGCGCCGCGCTTCCAGGAGGCGCTGCTGGCGCGGGTGAAGGGCAACCGGGAGCGGCTCGTCCAGGCGCGCCCGGCGGACGCGGCCTGGGACGTGGTGCCCGCGCACGGCGGCTGGAGCGCGGTGCTGCGCATCCCGCGGGTGCCCGGCGAGGAGGCCACCTGCCTGCGGCTCCTCGACGAGGGGGTGCGCGTGCAGCCGGGGTACTTCCACGACTTCGGCGGCGGTGCGTACCTCGTGCTGTCGCTGCTGCCGACGCCCGAGGTCTTCACCGCCGCGCTGGGGCCGCTGGCGCGGGTGCTCAGTCCGCCGGCGGGGTGA
- the radA gene encoding DNA repair protein RadA encodes MAKAKTHYTCQACGYQTAKWLGKCPDCGAWSSLLEETEAKVDDKRPAWGASGGASRPVKLQDVTGETEVRRRTGIAEFDRVLGGGVVGGSLVLLGGDPGIGKSTLLLAALDKLSRHGPVLYVSGEESLRQTKMRAERLRVESDAIHLFAETDAERVLQAAEALKPQALVVDSIQTLYLPELGNAPGSITQVREVAGRLMAFAKRSGVPTFLVGHVTKEGSIAGPRVLEHMVDTVLYFEGERGHPFRLLRAHKNRFGSTNEIGVFEMKGVGLVEVADPSALFLSERPQGKSGSVVTSTLNGTRPLLVEVQALVAPTGYGTARRTAIGVDGNRVALLAAVLEKKEEIPLVGCDLFVNVAGGMQLSEPACDLAVCAALVSSLQNRPLDAKTLVLGEVGLAGEVRAVGQVEPRLAEAAKMGFQRVVLPAGSARRLESSNKLQVVGVETLGEALAAMFD; translated from the coding sequence ATGGCGAAGGCGAAGACGCACTACACCTGTCAGGCCTGCGGCTACCAGACGGCGAAGTGGCTCGGGAAGTGTCCGGACTGCGGCGCCTGGAGCTCGCTCCTGGAGGAGACCGAAGCGAAGGTGGACGACAAGCGCCCGGCGTGGGGCGCGTCGGGGGGCGCCTCCCGGCCGGTGAAGCTGCAGGACGTGACGGGGGAGACGGAGGTGCGCCGGCGCACGGGCATCGCGGAGTTCGACCGCGTGCTGGGCGGCGGCGTGGTGGGCGGCTCGCTGGTGCTGCTGGGCGGCGACCCGGGCATCGGCAAGTCCACGCTGCTCCTGGCGGCGCTGGACAAGCTGTCGCGGCACGGGCCGGTGCTCTACGTGTCGGGCGAGGAGAGCCTCCGCCAGACGAAGATGCGCGCCGAGCGCCTGCGGGTGGAGAGCGACGCCATCCACCTGTTCGCGGAGACGGACGCGGAGCGGGTGCTCCAGGCGGCGGAGGCGCTGAAGCCCCAGGCGCTGGTGGTGGACTCCATCCAGACGCTGTACCTGCCGGAGCTGGGCAACGCCCCGGGGAGCATCACCCAGGTGCGCGAGGTGGCGGGCCGGCTGATGGCCTTCGCCAAGCGCAGCGGGGTGCCCACGTTCCTGGTGGGGCACGTGACGAAGGAAGGGTCCATCGCGGGTCCCCGGGTGCTGGAGCACATGGTGGACACGGTCCTCTACTTCGAGGGCGAGCGGGGCCACCCGTTCCGCCTGCTGCGCGCGCACAAGAACCGCTTCGGCAGCACCAACGAGATCGGCGTCTTCGAGATGAAGGGCGTGGGGCTGGTGGAGGTGGCGGACCCCTCCGCGCTGTTCCTCTCCGAGCGGCCGCAGGGCAAGTCCGGCAGCGTGGTGACCAGCACGCTCAACGGCACGCGGCCGCTGCTGGTGGAGGTGCAGGCGCTGGTGGCGCCCACGGGCTACGGCACCGCGCGCCGCACGGCGATCGGCGTGGACGGCAACCGCGTGGCGCTGCTGGCCGCGGTGCTGGAGAAGAAGGAGGAGATTCCGCTGGTGGGCTGCGACCTGTTCGTCAACGTGGCGGGCGGCATGCAGTTGAGCGAACCGGCGTGCGACCTGGCGGTGTGCGCGGCGCTGGTGAGCAGCCTCCAGAACCGGCCGCTGGATGCCAAGACGCTGGTGCTGGGGGAGGTGGGGCTCGCGGGCGAGGTGCGCGCGGTGGGCCAGGTGGAGCCCCGGCTCGCGGAGGCCGCGAAGATGGGCTTCCAGCGCGTGGTGCTGCCCGCCGGCAGCGCGCGGCGGCTGGAGTCCTCCAACAAACTCCAGGTGGTGGGCGTGGAGACGCTGGGCGAGGCGCTGGCCGCGATGTTCGACTGA
- a CDS encoding ABC transporter substrate-binding protein has product MRALGMMTLGMALWASGCSFTTAGGLSECVTSGDCGANSVCTSGYCLPQPAGCGQVVGATSSANPIPLGAVVPLTNASGASEIEQQRLNALKLALDEVNALEGVGGRQFVLYICDTQANVDNAKTQASWLVNDKQVVAVFSAGSAQTIGISSITIPKNVLVMSHTATSAAFTALDDKNGGTVGLVWRTTPSDLLQGRVIADVLSGTTAINDPGNTFTSPAKVGVAYVNDTYGQGLYSALLDRLKTKTLTGAQYERNKDVSGAVSRLVEAKPDLTVLAGFTEDNARLLQAASAAGVSVANGNRWFLTDASKDPTLLTSLGTSKSEIVGAYGTAPASARPQDSVYQLFNSRFVTAYKTDPAQFSFTAHAYDAMYLVTLGAAYAVGNDLKNPQPVTGTRIAEGLTKVTPATGQTATSYSLGPVQFTNARDDLRAGKTINVKGASGDLDFNNETGEAPSPYELFKVESSGFKTIQLITPPAD; this is encoded by the coding sequence ATGCGCGCGCTGGGAATGATGACGCTGGGCATGGCGCTGTGGGCCTCCGGGTGCAGCTTCACCACGGCGGGCGGCCTGTCTGAATGCGTGACGAGCGGTGACTGCGGCGCCAACAGCGTCTGCACTTCGGGCTACTGCCTGCCACAGCCCGCGGGGTGCGGCCAGGTGGTGGGCGCCACCTCCTCGGCGAACCCGATTCCGCTGGGCGCGGTGGTGCCGCTCACCAACGCGAGCGGGGCCTCGGAGATCGAACAGCAGCGGCTCAACGCGCTGAAGCTGGCCCTCGACGAGGTGAACGCGCTGGAGGGCGTGGGCGGTCGGCAGTTCGTCCTGTACATCTGCGACACGCAGGCCAACGTGGACAACGCCAAGACGCAGGCGAGCTGGCTGGTGAATGACAAGCAGGTGGTGGCGGTGTTCAGCGCGGGCAGCGCGCAGACCATCGGCATCAGCAGCATCACCATCCCGAAGAACGTGCTCGTGATGAGCCACACGGCCACCAGCGCCGCCTTCACCGCGCTGGATGACAAGAACGGCGGCACGGTGGGGCTCGTGTGGCGCACGACGCCTTCGGACCTGCTCCAGGGCCGCGTCATCGCGGATGTGCTCAGCGGCACCACGGCCATCAACGACCCGGGCAACACGTTCACGTCTCCCGCCAAGGTGGGCGTCGCGTACGTGAACGACACCTACGGCCAGGGCCTGTACTCGGCGCTGCTGGACCGGCTGAAGACGAAGACGCTGACGGGCGCGCAGTACGAGCGCAACAAGGACGTGTCCGGCGCGGTGAGCCGGCTGGTGGAGGCCAAGCCGGACCTCACGGTGCTCGCGGGCTTCACCGAGGACAACGCGCGCCTGTTGCAGGCGGCGTCCGCGGCGGGCGTGTCCGTGGCGAACGGCAACCGGTGGTTCCTCACCGACGCCAGCAAGGACCCCACGCTCCTGACGTCGCTGGGCACGAGCAAGTCGGAGATCGTCGGCGCGTACGGCACGGCGCCCGCGTCCGCCCGGCCGCAGGACTCCGTCTACCAGCTCTTCAACAGCCGCTTCGTCACGGCCTACAAGACGGACCCCGCGCAGTTCTCCTTCACGGCCCACGCCTACGACGCCATGTACCTGGTGACGCTGGGCGCGGCGTACGCGGTGGGCAACGACCTGAAGAACCCGCAGCCCGTCACCGGCACGCGCATCGCGGAGGGCCTCACGAAGGTGACCCCCGCGACGGGGCAGACGGCCACCAGCTACTCGCTGGGCCCGGTGCAGTTCACCAACGCGCGCGACGACCTGCGCGCGGGCAAGACCATCAACGTGAAGGGCGCCAGCGGAGACCTGGACTTCAACAACGAGACGGGTGAGGCGCCCTCTCCGTACGAGCTGTTCAAGGTGGAGAGCAGCGGCTTCAAGACGATCCAGCTCATCACCCCGCCGGCGGACTGA
- the bioB gene encoding biotin synthase BioB, with protein sequence MSDTAESFHGHAHHAAPAPEGVVVRHDWTLAEVKALYQLPLLDLVHQAQTVHRRVFVENKVQLCSLLSIKTGGCPEDCAYCPQAARYKTGVKAEKLMAVPEVLAAATQARQAGATRFCMGAAWREVKDGPQFDSVLEMVRGVRALGMEACATLGMLSDSQAKRLREAGLSAYNHNLDTSPEHYGDIISTRTYDDRLKTLDRVRGAGISVCCGGIIGMGESVDDRCNLLRTLANQDVHPESVPINALVPVDGTPLADQHRVESVDMVRTIATARLLMPQAMVRLSAGRMQMNEEAQLLCMMAGANSLFFGEKLLTTGNPEYTQDMALLEKAGIRPLEPRQDR encoded by the coding sequence ATGTCCGACACCGCCGAGTCCTTCCACGGCCACGCCCACCACGCCGCCCCCGCCCCGGAAGGGGTGGTGGTGCGACACGACTGGACGCTCGCGGAGGTGAAGGCCCTGTACCAGCTGCCGCTCCTGGACCTGGTGCACCAGGCGCAGACGGTGCACCGGCGGGTGTTCGTGGAGAACAAGGTGCAGCTCTGCTCGCTGCTCTCCATCAAGACGGGCGGCTGTCCGGAGGACTGTGCGTACTGCCCTCAGGCGGCGCGCTACAAGACGGGCGTCAAGGCGGAGAAGCTGATGGCGGTGCCGGAGGTGCTGGCCGCCGCGACGCAGGCCCGCCAGGCCGGGGCCACCCGCTTCTGCATGGGCGCGGCGTGGCGCGAGGTGAAGGACGGCCCGCAGTTCGACAGCGTGCTGGAGATGGTGCGCGGCGTCCGGGCCCTGGGCATGGAGGCGTGCGCCACGCTGGGCATGCTCAGCGACAGCCAGGCGAAGCGCCTGCGCGAGGCGGGCCTGTCCGCGTACAACCACAACCTGGACACGTCGCCGGAGCACTACGGCGACATCATCTCCACCCGCACCTATGACGACCGGCTGAAGACGCTCGACCGGGTGCGCGGCGCGGGCATCTCCGTGTGCTGCGGCGGCATCATCGGCATGGGCGAGTCCGTGGACGACCGCTGCAACCTGCTGCGCACGCTGGCCAACCAGGACGTGCACCCGGAGTCGGTGCCCATCAACGCGCTCGTCCCCGTGGACGGCACGCCGCTGGCCGACCAGCACCGCGTGGAGTCGGTGGACATGGTGCGCACCATCGCCACCGCCCGCCTGCTGATGCCCCAGGCCATGGTGCGCCTGTCCGCGGGCCGCATGCAGATGAACGAGGAGGCCCAGCTGCTGTGCATGATGGCGGGCGCCAACTCGCTCTTCTTCGGGGAGAAGCTGCTCACCACCGGCAACCCCGAGTACACCCAGGACATGGCGCTCCTGGAGAAGGCGGGCATCCGCCCCCTGGAGCCCCGGCAGGACCGGTGA
- the bioD gene encoding dethiobiotin synthase, with the protein MAPDALRFFVTGTDTGVGKTQVSCALLSLLKDAGLQPQGFKPYESGCASLKAPSDALAMREAAGSTLPVEAVCPHRFRAPLAPGIAASRLGREPDFQVTLEAWRRLKGGTVVVEGAGGLFVPVDSKRDVVDLIQVFRLPVVLVARAGLGTLNHVALSLEALASRRVAVRAVVLSRGVPGRDLSERDNRRYLEARHGVEVLGPVPYVADARKRHLAFRRALAPLVPERARAR; encoded by the coding sequence ATGGCCCCTGACGCCTTGCGCTTCTTCGTCACTGGCACGGACACCGGCGTGGGCAAGACGCAGGTGTCGTGCGCGCTCCTGTCGCTCCTCAAGGACGCGGGCCTCCAGCCCCAGGGCTTCAAGCCCTATGAGAGCGGCTGTGCTTCGCTGAAGGCGCCCTCGGACGCGCTGGCGATGCGCGAGGCCGCGGGCAGCACGCTGCCGGTGGAGGCCGTCTGCCCGCACCGCTTCCGCGCGCCGCTGGCGCCGGGCATCGCGGCCTCGCGGCTGGGCCGGGAGCCGGACTTCCAGGTGACGCTGGAGGCGTGGAGGCGGCTGAAGGGCGGGACGGTGGTGGTGGAGGGGGCAGGGGGGCTCTTCGTTCCGGTGGACTCGAAGCGCGACGTGGTGGACCTCATCCAGGTGTTCCGCCTGCCGGTGGTGCTGGTCGCGCGCGCGGGGCTGGGCACGCTCAACCATGTCGCGCTGTCGCTGGAGGCGCTGGCGTCCCGGAGGGTGGCCGTGCGGGCCGTGGTGCTGTCGCGCGGAGTGCCCGGGCGCGACCTGTCGGAGCGGGACAACCGGCGCTACCTGGAGGCCCGCCACGGGGTGGAGGTGCTGGGGCCGGTGCCCTACGTGGCGGACGCGCGCAAGCGCCATCTTGCGTTCCGGCGCGCGCTGGCGCCGCTGGTGCCCGAACGCGCGCGGGCCCGATAA